The Denitrificimonas caeni genome has a segment encoding these proteins:
- the ligA gene encoding NAD-dependent DNA ligase LigA, with translation MNAKHTIATRIAQLRAAIEQHDYNYYALDAPTVPDSEYDRLFNELRELEQQHPELISADSPTQRVSGQPLAAFKQVQHTVPMLSLGNAFAEEQVLEFAQRAQQALGTEQDADDLFAPELSLEYCCEPKLDGLAVSITYENGMLVRAATRGDGQTGEDITANVRTIRNVPLKLQGTDWPELLEVRGEVYMPKAGFAELNQRMLATGQKPFANPRNAAAGSLRQLDSKVTASRPLEFCCYGTSTEGLAAQHSSTLQRLRQWGIMISPELKVVKDIQGCLAYYADIGARRMQLPYDIDGVVFKINALEQQRELGFRAREPRWALAYKYAAQEEITELLDVEFQVGRTGAITPVARLKPVHVGGVMVANATLHNMDEVARLGVMVGDSVIVRRAGDVIPQITQVVLERRPDNARAIATPTQCPVCGSRVERTQLVRRSKGREVISEGAVWRCMGRLSCQAQLQQALLHFVSRRAMDIDGLGEKIIEQLVTRELVRSPADLYRLTYEQVVELDGFADLSARNLISAIAKSKQPRLARLIFALGIPDVGEETAKVLARALGSLARVQQAYAQTLVWLPEIGAEVAHEIASFFADQHNQSVLRQFTELQVQASDEGQPAVEFQACTTFAGFIEQFNISGIARTNAQRLAEHFQTVEALFAADWLTLNTIERLPKKAAQAVQDFIQQAGQRELALRLEQQLLDFGMHWSCQREQVQAAALAGQTWVLTGTLEELTRSQAKTRLEQLGAKVAGSVSAKTSCVVAGSSAGSKLSRAHELAIPVLTEAEFLTQLAELEQ, from the coding sequence ATGAATGCAAAGCACACGATTGCCACACGTATTGCCCAGCTGCGCGCCGCCATTGAGCAGCATGATTACAATTACTATGCACTAGATGCGCCAACCGTACCTGATAGTGAGTACGATCGTTTATTTAACGAGCTGCGTGAGCTGGAGCAACAGCATCCAGAGTTGATCAGTGCAGACTCGCCCACGCAGCGTGTTTCTGGTCAGCCATTGGCTGCCTTTAAGCAAGTTCAGCATACTGTACCCATGCTCAGCTTGGGCAATGCTTTTGCTGAAGAACAAGTGTTGGAGTTCGCACAGCGTGCGCAGCAAGCATTAGGGACTGAGCAAGACGCGGATGATTTGTTTGCCCCAGAGTTGTCGCTGGAGTACTGCTGTGAACCCAAGCTCGATGGCTTAGCGGTGAGCATCACCTATGAGAACGGCATGCTAGTGCGAGCGGCAACCCGTGGCGACGGGCAAACGGGGGAGGATATTACTGCAAATGTGCGCACCATTCGCAATGTGCCACTGAAGCTGCAAGGCACGGACTGGCCTGAGCTGTTGGAAGTACGCGGTGAAGTGTATATGCCTAAAGCCGGCTTTGCTGAGCTGAATCAGCGCATGTTAGCAACGGGGCAAAAACCTTTTGCCAATCCGCGTAATGCGGCAGCGGGCAGTTTACGTCAACTGGATTCTAAAGTGACTGCTAGCCGTCCTTTGGAGTTTTGCTGTTATGGCACCAGTACCGAAGGCTTAGCAGCGCAGCACAGCAGTACACTGCAACGGTTGCGCCAGTGGGGCATTATGATCAGCCCTGAATTAAAGGTGGTTAAAGACATTCAGGGTTGCTTGGCTTATTACGCGGATATCGGTGCGCGCCGGATGCAGCTGCCTTATGATATTGATGGCGTGGTATTTAAAATTAATGCCTTGGAGCAGCAGCGCGAGCTTGGTTTTCGTGCCCGTGAACCGCGCTGGGCATTAGCCTATAAATATGCTGCGCAAGAAGAGATCACAGAGTTATTGGATGTTGAGTTCCAGGTTGGGCGCACCGGTGCTATTACCCCCGTGGCGCGCTTAAAACCTGTGCATGTGGGCGGCGTGATGGTTGCCAATGCCACTTTGCACAATATGGATGAAGTGGCGCGTTTAGGGGTGATGGTGGGTGATAGCGTTATTGTGCGCCGCGCCGGTGATGTGATCCCACAAATCACGCAAGTGGTGTTGGAGCGACGTCCTGATAATGCGCGAGCCATCGCTACGCCTACGCAGTGCCCAGTATGTGGTTCGCGAGTCGAGCGTACCCAGCTGGTACGTCGCAGCAAAGGGCGTGAAGTCATTAGTGAAGGGGCGGTATGGCGCTGCATGGGGCGCTTAAGTTGTCAGGCGCAATTGCAACAGGCTTTACTGCATTTTGTATCTCGACGGGCCATGGATATTGACGGGCTTGGTGAGAAAATCATTGAGCAGTTGGTAACGCGTGAGCTGGTGCGCTCTCCTGCAGATTTATACCGTTTAACCTACGAGCAGGTGGTCGAGCTGGATGGCTTTGCTGATCTATCCGCGCGCAACTTAATTAGTGCTATTGCTAAGAGCAAGCAGCCGCGCCTTGCTCGCTTAATCTTTGCTTTGGGTATTCCCGATGTCGGTGAGGAAACCGCTAAAGTCTTGGCGCGCGCTTTGGGCTCTTTAGCACGGGTCCAGCAAGCTTATGCGCAAACGTTAGTGTGGTTGCCAGAGATTGGTGCGGAAGTCGCGCATGAAATTGCCAGCTTCTTTGCTGATCAGCATAACCAATCTGTTTTGCGCCAGTTTACTGAGCTGCAGGTGCAAGCCAGTGATGAAGGGCAGCCCGCTGTTGAGTTTCAAGCCTGTACGACCTTTGCCGGGTTTATTGAGCAATTCAATATCAGTGGTATCGCTCGCACCAATGCACAGCGGCTTGCGGAGCACTTCCAGACTGTGGAAGCTTTGTTTGCTGCCGATTGGCTGACGCTAAATACGATTGAGCGTCTGCCGAAAAAAGCTGCGCAAGCTGTGCAGGATTTTATTCAACAAGCTGGGCAGCGCGAACTTGCGCTGCGCTTGGAGCAGCAGTTGCTCGATTTTGGTATGCACTGGAGCTGCCAGCGAGAACAAGTGCAAGCAGCGGCCTTAGCCGGGCAGACCTGGGTTTTAACTGGCACTTTAGAGGAGTTAACCCGCTCGCAAGCCAAAACACGCCTAGAGCAGCTTGGGGCTAAAGTGGCAGGTTCGGTATCGGCGAAAACCAGCTGCGTGGTGGCTGGCAGTAGCGCAGGCTCAAAACTGTCACGGGCGCATGAGTTGGCAATTCCTGTTTTAACGGAGGCTGAGTTTTTAACTCAGCTGGCCGAGCTGGAGCAGTAG
- a CDS encoding GNAT family N-acetyltransferase → MSESIQVEHDAQNKCFSAVIDGYQALLEYRVLDEHSIDIYHTFVPDELRGQGVAAVLAKEALAYAKQQELTVVPSCSYIAVYLERHPQ, encoded by the coding sequence ATGAGCGAGTCAATTCAAGTTGAGCATGATGCGCAAAATAAGTGCTTTTCAGCCGTGATTGATGGTTATCAAGCGCTGTTGGAGTACCGGGTGCTCGATGAGCATTCGATAGATATCTACCACACCTTTGTACCCGATGAGTTAAGGGGGCAGGGTGTTGCAGCCGTTTTAGCCAAAGAAGCCTTGGCGTATGCTAAACAGCAAGAGTTAACTGTGGTACCCAGTTGTTCGTATATTGCTGTTTATCTTGAGCGGCATCCGCAATAA
- a CDS encoding 3-deoxy-7-phosphoheptulonate synthase: MADLPIDDLNIASNVTLITPEQLKKKIPLSAQAQKTVSHGRQVVRDILSGKDHRLFIVIGPCSIHDIKAAHEYADRLKVLADEVSDTLVLIMRVYFEKPRTTVGWKGLINDPYLDDSFKIEDGLHIGRQLLLDLAEKGLPTATEALDPISPQYLQDLISWSAIGARTTESQTHREMASGLSSAVGFKNGTDGGLTVAINALQSVSNPHRFLGINQQGGVSIVETKGNRYGHVVLRGGNGKPNYDSVSVAVCEQELEKAKIKANIMIDCSHANSNKDPALQPLVLENITNQIVDGNKSISSLMVESHLGWGNQAICEDLSQLKYGVSITDACIDWETTEKSIRSMHEKLKDVLPKRQRN, encoded by the coding sequence ATGGCTGATTTACCAATCGATGATTTAAATATTGCATCTAACGTGACATTAATCACGCCAGAGCAATTGAAGAAAAAAATACCACTCAGCGCGCAAGCACAAAAAACCGTCTCCCATGGACGACAAGTTGTGCGCGATATTTTAAGTGGTAAAGACCACCGTTTATTTATTGTAATCGGCCCATGCTCTATTCACGATATTAAAGCTGCCCATGAATACGCTGACCGTCTCAAGGTATTAGCCGACGAAGTCTCAGACACCTTGGTTTTAATTATGCGGGTGTATTTTGAAAAGCCCCGCACCACCGTGGGCTGGAAAGGATTAATCAACGACCCTTACCTGGATGACTCTTTCAAGATTGAAGACGGCTTACACATTGGCCGCCAACTGTTACTGGACTTAGCGGAAAAAGGCTTGCCCACAGCGACCGAAGCCCTTGACCCTATCTCGCCCCAGTATCTGCAAGATTTAATCAGCTGGTCTGCCATTGGTGCACGCACTACAGAATCACAGACTCACCGTGAAATGGCCTCGGGCTTATCTTCTGCGGTTGGTTTTAAAAACGGTACTGATGGTGGCTTAACTGTAGCCATTAATGCCCTGCAATCAGTCTCAAACCCACACCGTTTCTTGGGTATCAATCAGCAAGGTGGCGTTTCTATCGTAGAAACTAAAGGTAACCGCTATGGCCACGTGGTCTTACGTGGCGGCAATGGTAAGCCCAATTACGATTCAGTGAGTGTTGCTGTTTGTGAGCAGGAACTGGAGAAGGCTAAAATCAAAGCCAATATTATGATTGACTGCAGCCATGCCAACTCCAACAAAGACCCAGCCTTACAACCTCTGGTCCTCGAGAACATTACCAACCAAATTGTTGATGGGAATAAATCCATCAGCAGCCTAATGGTGGAAAGCCACCTAGGCTGGGGTAACCAAGCCATTTGTGAGGACCTCAGTCAACTCAAATACGGTGTCTCTATCACTGATGCTTGCATTGACTGGGAAACCACAGAAAAAAGTATCCGCAGCATGCATGAAAAGCTAAAAGACGTTTTACCCAAGCGTCAACGCAACTAA